One part of the Humulus lupulus chromosome 9, drHumLupu1.1, whole genome shotgun sequence genome encodes these proteins:
- the LOC133800770 gene encoding protein BREAST CANCER SUSCEPTIBILITY 1 homolog isoform X2 has protein sequence MMADPNHLERMGRELKCPICLSLLNAAATLNCNHVFCNSCIVKSMKSDSNCPVCKVPYRRREIRPVPHMDNLVSIYKSMEVASGMNIFITQNASASKSSGGKQLVDDCNIQNRHDSDQICIGKQDTFKEQGSIGKCNSDLKVFDSGHAKLSFPAKKRIQVPHSQPEGVDKLSEKSSKIIGKKPIVDEKGLNLSPFFWLRDEENLSQQTCTDSFINMSHPAVPAFSDIKDSDDEKSFKLTPERGESGKSYNVADMFDSEMFEWTQRACSPELCTSPFKTQVAETDDLVVQGEGLKEVPKGKKRGKVVPARTEDDICTNELNDSSLPGTNYASDQAGCQSSKKRGRKEKKAVGATCPQKNAKEVGISVDSNEKGQEMLNAYKMQVADELVVQAEDLKVLQGKTRGKKVLARKQDNGCTNEFCDTSLPGTTNANDQAGCQSSKKRGRKVKKEVGATCPEKNAKEALGISDDSNEKGQERLNTFKRAKKILAASDGAETLDEGNKDTRTELPISLGKKKRCKDLTSKKPGSNCDKIHVQNQIQHPVRLKKQRLGSMQNDSEEASTVKNQTTEDAIANLSALLVPLANKIKPSESMNEPSKLSSKANSSDHGLRNKRKLKVSFIGDSTGEIADDIPKKLDVGSLTDPSKVKKLSLTDDKVLQRCQNIPSKIQCAFCLSSEESEASGEMVHYYNGRPVAADYNGGSKVIHSHRSCTEWAPNVYFEDDVAINLEAELTRSRRIKCSCCGTKGAALGCYEKCCRKSFHVTCAKLMPQCRWDMVNFVMLCPLHPDSNFHSESSESQARKRTCDPRKSSTAQHNKVKHDLGTSPRSSVQHNKIAVKHDLVTSPSWSSGGFSKKIVLCCSALTNSERETVSEFERISGITVSKKWESNVTHVIASADESGACRRTLKVLMGILDGKWILSMKWIKACMEAMKLVDEECFEINVDSHGIQDGPRLGRIRVQKKQPKLFDGFQFYFMGEFESSYKGYLQDLITAAGGTILHRKPVSAPHNETLSSSSESQTYVIYSLELPNHSDSTKRDEAINHRRYNAEVLASSSEAKVVSNSWVLNSIAASKLQSF, from the exons atgatggCGGATCCGAATCACCTCGAGAGAATGGGCAGAGAACTCAAGTGCCCCATTTG ttTGAGCCTACTGAATGCCGCGGCTACACTGAATTGCAATCATGTTTTCTGCAA TTCATGTATTGTGAAATCGATGAAATCAGATTCTAATTGTCCTGTCTGTAAAGTTCCATATCGACGTAGAG AGATTCGCCCTGTTCCTCACATGGACAACTTGGTTAGCATTTACAAAAGTATGGAGGTTGCTTCAGGAATGAACATATTTATCACTCAGAATGCGTCTGCTTCTAAATCATCAG GTGGAAAACAGCTAGTGGATGATTGCAACATTCAGAACAGACATGATTCTGACCAAATTTGTATAGGAAAACAGGATACTTTCAAAGAACAAGGATCAATAGGAAAATGTAACTCTGATCTTAAAGTTTTTGATTCTGGTCATGCGAAACTTTCATTTCCAGCCAAGAAAAGAATTCAGGTGCCACATTCACAACCTGAAGGTGTTGATAAATTATCTGAAAAGAGCTCTAAAATTATTGGGAAGAAGCCTATTGTTGATGAGAAGGGACTGAATCTTTCACCTTTCTTTTGGTTGAGAGATGAAGAAAATTTAAGTCAGCAAACTTGTACCGATTCATTCATTAATATGTCACATCCAGCTGTCCCTGCTTTCAGTGATATCAAAGATTCGGATGATGAAAAATCGTTTAAATTGACCCCTGAA AGAGGAGAATCTGGTAAATCCTATAATGTTGCTGATATGTTTGATAGTGAAATGTTTGAATGGACACAAAGAGCTTGCTCCCCTGAATTGTGTACAAGTCCTTTTAAGACGCAG GTTGCTGAAACTGATGACTTGGTAGTTCAAGGGGAAGGCCTGAAAGAAGTACCAAAGGGCAAAAAAAGAGGTAAAGTAGTGCCCGCTAGAACAGAAGATGACATTTGCACTAATGAATTGAATGACTCTTCCCTTCCTGGAACCAACTATGCTAGTGATCAAGCGGGTTGTCAGAGTTCTAAGAAGAGAGGTCGGAAGGAAAAAAAGGCAGTTGGAGCCACTTGTCCTCAGAAAAATGCTAAGGAAGTTGGAATTAGTGTAGATTCAAATGAGAAAGGTCAAGAAATGCTCAATGCTTATAAAATGCAAGTTGCTGATGAATTGGTAGTTCAAGCAGAAGACCTGAAAGTACTACAAGGTAAAACAAGAGGCAAAAAAGTGCTAGCTAGAAAACAAGATAATGGATGCACCAATGAATTTTGTGACACTTCCCTTCCTGGAACAACCAATGCTAATGATCAAGCAGGTTGTCAGAGTTCTAAGAAGAGAGGTCGGAAGGTGAAAAAAGAAGTTGGAGCCACATGTCCTGAGAAAAATGCTAAGGAAGCTCTTGGAATCAGTGATGATTCCAATGAGAAAGGTCAAGAGAGGCTCAATACTTTTAAAAGAGCTAAGAAAATTCTTGCTGCCTCTGATGGAGCTGAAACATTAGATGAAGGTAATAAAGACACTAGAACTGAATTGCCTATTTCCTTAGGGAAAAAGAAGAGATGCAAGGATTTAACCTCAAAGAAGCCTGGATCCAACTGTGACAAGATCCATGTCCAGAACCAGATACAGCATCCAGTGAGATTAAAAAAGCAAAGGCTCGGTAGTATGCAAAATGATTCTGAAGAAGCATCTACCGTGAAAAACCAAACAACTGAGGATGCCATTGCTAATTTATCTGCTTTATTAGTTCCTCTAGCCAATAAGATCAAACCCTCTGAATCTATGAATGAACCCAGCAAACTTTCCAGTAAAGCTAATTCAAGTGATCATGGATTGAGGAACAAAAGAAAGTTGAAAGTGTCATTTATAGGGGACTCTACGGGTGAAATAGCTGATGACATTCCAAAAAAATTGGATGTTGGAAGTTTGACTGATCCATCTAAAGTGAAGAAACTTTCTTTGACTGATGATAAGGTATTGCAGAGATGCCAGAACATCCCCAGTAAAATTCAATGTGCCTTTTGTCTTTCTTCTGAAGAGTCGGAG GCTTCTGGAGAGATGGTTCACTACTACAATGGAAGACCGGTTGCTGCAGATTACAATGGAGGATCCAAGGTCATACATTCACACCGAAGTTGCACTGAATG GGCACCAAATGTGTACTTTGAAGATGATGTTGCTATCAATCTTGAAGCTGAATTAACTAGAAGTCGAAGAATTAAATGTAGTTGCTGTGGAACTAAAGGGGCTGCCCTTGGTTGTTATGAGAAGTGTTGTCGCAAGAGCTTCCATGTGACCTGTGCCAAGTTGATGCCTCAATGCCGATGGGATATG GTAAACTTTGTTATGTTGTGCCCACTTCATCCTGATTCTAACTTCCACAGTGAAAGTTCGGAATCACAGGCAAGAAAGAGGACTTGCGACCCTAGAAA GTCATCAACTGCTCAGCATAATAAAGTTAAGCATGATCTTGGTACCTCTCCTAGATCATCTGTTCAACATAATAAAATTGCTGTTAAGCATGATCTTGTTACCTCTCCAAGCTGGAGTTCCGGTGGATTCTCTAAAAAAATAGTTCTCTGTTGTTCAGCTCTCACAAATTCAGAGAGG GAAACAGTTTCTGAATTTGAGAGAATTTCTGGAATTACAGTTTCAAAGAAGTGGGAATCAAATGTTACTCATGTTATTGCATCAGCAGATGAAAGTGGAGCATGCAGAAGAACCCTCAAAGTTTTGATGGGTATTTTGGATGGGAAGTGGATACTAAGTATGAAAT GGATCAAGGCATGCATGGAAGCAATGAAACTAGTTGATGAAGAGTGTTTTGAAATCAATGTTGACAGTCATGGAATCCAGGATGGCCCTCGACTTGGAAGAATAAGGGTCCAGAAGAAG CAACCGAAGCTGTTTGATGGATTTCAGTTTTATTTTATGGGAGAATTTGAATCTTCATATAAAGGCTATCTACAAGATCTCATAACTGCTGCTGGAGGAACTATTCTGCATAGAAAACCTGTTTCAGCTCCCCATAATGAGACGCTGTCCAGTTCTTCTGAAAGCCAAACGTATGTTATTTACAGCCTTGAGCTACCTAACCATTCTGATTCCACCAAGAGGGATGAGGCAATTAACCATAGGAGGTACAATGCAGAGGTTCTAGCAAGTTCATCTGAAGCCAAGGTAGTAAGCAATTCATGGGTTTTGAACTCCATTGCTGCTTCCAAGTTACAAAGTTTCTAA
- the LOC133800770 gene encoding protein BREAST CANCER SUSCEPTIBILITY 1 homolog isoform X1, whose protein sequence is MMADPNHLERMGRELKCPICLSLLNAAATLNCNHVFCNSCIVKSMKSDSNCPVCKVPYRRREIRPVPHMDNLVSIYKSMEVASGMNIFITQNASASKSSGGKQLVDDCNIQNRHDSDQICIGKQDTFKEQGSIGKCNSDLKVFDSGHAKLSFPAKKRIQVPHSQPEGVDKLSEKSSKIIGKKPIVDEKGLNLSPFFWLRDEENLSQQTCTDSFINMSHPAVPAFSDIKDSDDEKSFKLTPERGESGKSYNVADMFDSEMFEWTQRACSPELCTSPFKTQRMQVAETDDLVVQGEGLKEVPKGKKRGKVVPARTEDDICTNELNDSSLPGTNYASDQAGCQSSKKRGRKEKKAVGATCPQKNAKEVGISVDSNEKGQEMLNAYKMQVADELVVQAEDLKVLQGKTRGKKVLARKQDNGCTNEFCDTSLPGTTNANDQAGCQSSKKRGRKVKKEVGATCPEKNAKEALGISDDSNEKGQERLNTFKRAKKILAASDGAETLDEGNKDTRTELPISLGKKKRCKDLTSKKPGSNCDKIHVQNQIQHPVRLKKQRLGSMQNDSEEASTVKNQTTEDAIANLSALLVPLANKIKPSESMNEPSKLSSKANSSDHGLRNKRKLKVSFIGDSTGEIADDIPKKLDVGSLTDPSKVKKLSLTDDKVLQRCQNIPSKIQCAFCLSSEESEASGEMVHYYNGRPVAADYNGGSKVIHSHRSCTEWAPNVYFEDDVAINLEAELTRSRRIKCSCCGTKGAALGCYEKCCRKSFHVTCAKLMPQCRWDMVNFVMLCPLHPDSNFHSESSESQARKRTCDPRKSSTAQHNKVKHDLGTSPRSSVQHNKIAVKHDLVTSPSWSSGGFSKKIVLCCSALTNSERETVSEFERISGITVSKKWESNVTHVIASADESGACRRTLKVLMGILDGKWILSMKWIKACMEAMKLVDEECFEINVDSHGIQDGPRLGRIRVQKKQPKLFDGFQFYFMGEFESSYKGYLQDLITAAGGTILHRKPVSAPHNETLSSSSESQTYVIYSLELPNHSDSTKRDEAINHRRYNAEVLASSSEAKVVSNSWVLNSIAASKLQSF, encoded by the exons atgatggCGGATCCGAATCACCTCGAGAGAATGGGCAGAGAACTCAAGTGCCCCATTTG ttTGAGCCTACTGAATGCCGCGGCTACACTGAATTGCAATCATGTTTTCTGCAA TTCATGTATTGTGAAATCGATGAAATCAGATTCTAATTGTCCTGTCTGTAAAGTTCCATATCGACGTAGAG AGATTCGCCCTGTTCCTCACATGGACAACTTGGTTAGCATTTACAAAAGTATGGAGGTTGCTTCAGGAATGAACATATTTATCACTCAGAATGCGTCTGCTTCTAAATCATCAG GTGGAAAACAGCTAGTGGATGATTGCAACATTCAGAACAGACATGATTCTGACCAAATTTGTATAGGAAAACAGGATACTTTCAAAGAACAAGGATCAATAGGAAAATGTAACTCTGATCTTAAAGTTTTTGATTCTGGTCATGCGAAACTTTCATTTCCAGCCAAGAAAAGAATTCAGGTGCCACATTCACAACCTGAAGGTGTTGATAAATTATCTGAAAAGAGCTCTAAAATTATTGGGAAGAAGCCTATTGTTGATGAGAAGGGACTGAATCTTTCACCTTTCTTTTGGTTGAGAGATGAAGAAAATTTAAGTCAGCAAACTTGTACCGATTCATTCATTAATATGTCACATCCAGCTGTCCCTGCTTTCAGTGATATCAAAGATTCGGATGATGAAAAATCGTTTAAATTGACCCCTGAA AGAGGAGAATCTGGTAAATCCTATAATGTTGCTGATATGTTTGATAGTGAAATGTTTGAATGGACACAAAGAGCTTGCTCCCCTGAATTGTGTACAAGTCCTTTTAAGACGCAG AGAATGCAGGTTGCTGAAACTGATGACTTGGTAGTTCAAGGGGAAGGCCTGAAAGAAGTACCAAAGGGCAAAAAAAGAGGTAAAGTAGTGCCCGCTAGAACAGAAGATGACATTTGCACTAATGAATTGAATGACTCTTCCCTTCCTGGAACCAACTATGCTAGTGATCAAGCGGGTTGTCAGAGTTCTAAGAAGAGAGGTCGGAAGGAAAAAAAGGCAGTTGGAGCCACTTGTCCTCAGAAAAATGCTAAGGAAGTTGGAATTAGTGTAGATTCAAATGAGAAAGGTCAAGAAATGCTCAATGCTTATAAAATGCAAGTTGCTGATGAATTGGTAGTTCAAGCAGAAGACCTGAAAGTACTACAAGGTAAAACAAGAGGCAAAAAAGTGCTAGCTAGAAAACAAGATAATGGATGCACCAATGAATTTTGTGACACTTCCCTTCCTGGAACAACCAATGCTAATGATCAAGCAGGTTGTCAGAGTTCTAAGAAGAGAGGTCGGAAGGTGAAAAAAGAAGTTGGAGCCACATGTCCTGAGAAAAATGCTAAGGAAGCTCTTGGAATCAGTGATGATTCCAATGAGAAAGGTCAAGAGAGGCTCAATACTTTTAAAAGAGCTAAGAAAATTCTTGCTGCCTCTGATGGAGCTGAAACATTAGATGAAGGTAATAAAGACACTAGAACTGAATTGCCTATTTCCTTAGGGAAAAAGAAGAGATGCAAGGATTTAACCTCAAAGAAGCCTGGATCCAACTGTGACAAGATCCATGTCCAGAACCAGATACAGCATCCAGTGAGATTAAAAAAGCAAAGGCTCGGTAGTATGCAAAATGATTCTGAAGAAGCATCTACCGTGAAAAACCAAACAACTGAGGATGCCATTGCTAATTTATCTGCTTTATTAGTTCCTCTAGCCAATAAGATCAAACCCTCTGAATCTATGAATGAACCCAGCAAACTTTCCAGTAAAGCTAATTCAAGTGATCATGGATTGAGGAACAAAAGAAAGTTGAAAGTGTCATTTATAGGGGACTCTACGGGTGAAATAGCTGATGACATTCCAAAAAAATTGGATGTTGGAAGTTTGACTGATCCATCTAAAGTGAAGAAACTTTCTTTGACTGATGATAAGGTATTGCAGAGATGCCAGAACATCCCCAGTAAAATTCAATGTGCCTTTTGTCTTTCTTCTGAAGAGTCGGAG GCTTCTGGAGAGATGGTTCACTACTACAATGGAAGACCGGTTGCTGCAGATTACAATGGAGGATCCAAGGTCATACATTCACACCGAAGTTGCACTGAATG GGCACCAAATGTGTACTTTGAAGATGATGTTGCTATCAATCTTGAAGCTGAATTAACTAGAAGTCGAAGAATTAAATGTAGTTGCTGTGGAACTAAAGGGGCTGCCCTTGGTTGTTATGAGAAGTGTTGTCGCAAGAGCTTCCATGTGACCTGTGCCAAGTTGATGCCTCAATGCCGATGGGATATG GTAAACTTTGTTATGTTGTGCCCACTTCATCCTGATTCTAACTTCCACAGTGAAAGTTCGGAATCACAGGCAAGAAAGAGGACTTGCGACCCTAGAAA GTCATCAACTGCTCAGCATAATAAAGTTAAGCATGATCTTGGTACCTCTCCTAGATCATCTGTTCAACATAATAAAATTGCTGTTAAGCATGATCTTGTTACCTCTCCAAGCTGGAGTTCCGGTGGATTCTCTAAAAAAATAGTTCTCTGTTGTTCAGCTCTCACAAATTCAGAGAGG GAAACAGTTTCTGAATTTGAGAGAATTTCTGGAATTACAGTTTCAAAGAAGTGGGAATCAAATGTTACTCATGTTATTGCATCAGCAGATGAAAGTGGAGCATGCAGAAGAACCCTCAAAGTTTTGATGGGTATTTTGGATGGGAAGTGGATACTAAGTATGAAAT GGATCAAGGCATGCATGGAAGCAATGAAACTAGTTGATGAAGAGTGTTTTGAAATCAATGTTGACAGTCATGGAATCCAGGATGGCCCTCGACTTGGAAGAATAAGGGTCCAGAAGAAG CAACCGAAGCTGTTTGATGGATTTCAGTTTTATTTTATGGGAGAATTTGAATCTTCATATAAAGGCTATCTACAAGATCTCATAACTGCTGCTGGAGGAACTATTCTGCATAGAAAACCTGTTTCAGCTCCCCATAATGAGACGCTGTCCAGTTCTTCTGAAAGCCAAACGTATGTTATTTACAGCCTTGAGCTACCTAACCATTCTGATTCCACCAAGAGGGATGAGGCAATTAACCATAGGAGGTACAATGCAGAGGTTCTAGCAAGTTCATCTGAAGCCAAGGTAGTAAGCAATTCATGGGTTTTGAACTCCATTGCTGCTTCCAAGTTACAAAGTTTCTAA